The window AAGATAGTTAGACTTGAAGAAAGTACTCAGGGAGCCTTGGGGGTATTGCTAATTGATGATGTTATCTTCTGTTTTACATTAGAACCAGACAGAAATGAAAAAGGAAAGTTATATATCCCACAAGGAGAATATCATTGTAAGAGATTTCACGGTACAAAGTGGAAGAATACCTTTGAGATAGTAGTACCTGGTCATACAGCAGTTTTATTCCATTCAGGAAATACCGAAGCCGATACTCTGGGTTGTATTCTTCTTGGTGCCACTACTGGTAAACTAAAGGGGAATAGGGCTGTTTTAAATAGTGGAGAGACGTTTAAAAACTTCTTAGACAGAACCAAAGATGTTAATGAGTTTCCTCTTATTATTGAAGATAGCTATTAAACATTGGGTAAGCTATGTATGTGAGGGGCTGGAAGATTAGAAGTGCATGGTATTGGAGCGAGTTAAAGATTGGTATTGTCATTGATATTAGTCGCAACCGAATAGAAATCGAACTCCAGCCTTTTCCTTGTTGGTGTATTTCAGTATGGAAAAGACGGAAATCACATAATGGAGGTTGAGCCAATGGAAGGATTTGGTCGTCATTTTACTTTTGATGGAGTAATCAAGGATATAAGTTTGATTGAACCAGAAAGGGTAAGAGATTTTCTTAATAAATGCCCTGATGAAATAGAGATGACCAAGATTACACTTCCATCGGTGTATGAAATAGGCGGTAAAGTTATTGGGATGGTTATTATAGCTGAAAGCCATATAAGTTTTCATGGAAACCTGAACACAGGATTAATAAATATTGATGTATTTTCCTGCATGTTTTTCAGTTTTAAAACAGCCTT of the Thermodesulfobacteriota bacterium genome contains:
- a CDS encoding DUF5675 family protein → MKTKIVRLEESTQGALGVLLIDDVIFCFTLEPDRNEKGKLYIPQGEYHCKRFHGTKWKNTFEIVVPGHTAVLFHSGNTEADTLGCILLGATTGKLKGNRAVLNSGETFKNFLDRTKDVNEFPLIIEDSY
- a CDS encoding S-adenosylmethionine decarboxylase; translated protein: MEGFGRHFTFDGVIKDISLIEPERVRDFLNKCPDEIEMTKITLPSVYEIGGKVIGMVIIAESHISFHGNLNTGLINIDVFSCMFFSFKTAFDTAEKYFPCNRVKTNFIERGLEFVRT